The Linepithema humile isolate Giens D197 chromosome 7, Lhum_UNIL_v1.0, whole genome shotgun sequence genome has a window encoding:
- the LOC137001166 gene encoding uncharacterized protein → MAEASTQNLGLIEKLIGRENYSTWKFAMRACLEAEDLWGCILGEEAYTTDTKKMSKARAKIVLSVQKQNYGHIQNAETPRQAWENLKNAFEDKGLTRKVGLLRTLTSTKLQDCNTIEEYVNIITTTAHTLKELDFEVKEKMIGALLLSGLPDEYRPMIMGLESSGTAITSDAIKVKLLQEVKYSEKHTGETEAALYSKTKAIRKKG, encoded by the coding sequence ATGGCAGAAGCAAGCACACAAAATTTAGGTCTAATTGAAAAGTTAATAGGCCGAGAAAATTACAGTACGTGGAAGTTTGCTATGCGAGCGTGCCTAGAAGCCGAAGATCTCTGGGGCTGTATACTCGGTGAAGAAGCGTACACAACGGACACAAAGAAAATGTCTAAGGCAAGAGCGAAAATCGTCCTATCGGTACAAAAGCAAAACTATGGCCACATACAGAACGCGGAAACCCCAAGACAAGCGTGGGAAAATCTGAAAAACGCATTCGAAGATAAGGGACTTACGCGAAAGGTAGGCTTATTACGTACCTTAACCTCAACTAAACTACAAGATTGTAATACTATAGAAGAATACGTTAATATAATAACGACGACAGCTCATACCCTAAAAGAGCTTGATTTTGAggttaaagaaaaaatgataggcgcattattattatccgGATTACCCGATGAGTATAGGCCAATGATTATGGGTCTAGAGAGCTCTGGCACAGCCATTACGTCGGACGCAATAAAAGTAAAGTTGCTTCAAGAGGTAAAATACAGCGAAAAACATACAGGAGAAACGGAAGCGGCATTATACTCGAAGACAAAGGCAATACGTAAAAAGGggtaa